In the genome of Planctomyces sp. SH-PL62, the window CCACGGATACGAGGGCACGAATCCCCTCTTCGCCAGGAGTTAGGAATCGACAGGGACGTGAACCTCGTCGTTCAGGTCGCCGGACTTCGTCCTGTAAAGGATCAATCGACCCTGCTGAGGGCGTGGCGGCTCGTCGTCGACGCGGCCGTGCGAGACCGTCGGCCCGAACCCGTCCTCCTGATCATCGGTGAAGGGTCTTGTCGAGAAGACCTCCAGCGTCTGGCCGAGTCGCTGCAAATCCTTCCGTGGATTCGATTTCTAGGTCAGCGCCGGGATGTGGAAACCATTCTGCCTTGCTGTGACACCTTCATTCTCACCTCGCTCTCCGAAGGATTGAGCTACGCTATTCTCGAGGCGATGGCGTGCGGCCTGCCCGTTGTCGCGACGAGAGTTGGTGGGAACAGCGAACTGGTCAAGGAGGGCGGTACGGGGTTCTTGGTACCACCCCAGGATCCTGACGCAATCGCCGAGGTTGTGGGTTTGCTGCTGAACGAGCCGGAGAGGCGCTGCACGATGGGGGATGCGGCGCGGCGGTTCGTCGAAGAGCATCATGATTTCACACGATCAGCCGAGCGATATCTCGAAATCTACCGCGGGCTGGCCGGCGGGCGTTGTCGCAAAACTCGACCTGTTTCGGCAAGTTTCGCGAAAACGCGTACTTCGTCCTCAGATGGAGCCGCGTAACATGGAATTTATCCGCTTGCACGGCAACGGCGAGGCGAGTCGGGGCAGGAATTCTGCGAGAGGTTAGCCTAGGATGCGCATCGCCAGCGTCACGACCGAGTATCCAGCTCCCTGGAATCCTCATAGGGGCTTGTTCATACAGCGACGTCTCGCGGCCCTCTCGCGCATCGCCAACGTCAACGTCATTCACACAACCCCGTGGTTCCCCGCGCTACGACCATGGAAGGCGGGGCAATCTCCGTTGGTGCGAGATCAGGGCGGGCTTTGTGTGGAGCATCGCAAGATGTTCTATCTTCCAGGAGTGCTCAAGGGGCTGGACAGCCGATGGGTGAAGAGGTCCGTGGTGACGGCGATTCGTGAGGTCGAGCGAGAAGGCCCGATCGACGCGATCGACGCCCACTTCGGCTATCCGGAAGGTGTCGGGTGCGTTCGGGCCTCGATCGCGCTGGGCCGTCCCGTGTTTATCACGATGAGGGGCCTGGAACGGCAGATTCTTCCCTTGCGATGGCGCGGCGAGCAGCTTCGATGGGCCCTGCGAAATTGCACCGGCATCATTTGCGTCTCCGAATCCTTGAAGAAGCTCGCCGTAGATGTCGGAGTTCCGCCTGAGAGAATTGAAATGATCCCGAACGCCGTCGACCGACGGACGTTTCGCCCGGGTGACCGCGACGAGGCCCGAAGGGTATTGGGTATCGAACCGGAGGATCGACTGATCGTCTGCGTAGGAATGCTCGTCGCCGGCAAAGGCCAGCATCACCTGGTCGAAGCCCTCGCCGGCTTGCGGGCGAAGGACGCTCGCTGGAAGTTGGTCCTATTGGGCGGAGGCGCGCATGAACCGGGGTACCCGGCGAGGCTTCGGTCGAGCATCGACGAACTCGGGGTCGCCGGTGCAGTCCTGCTCGCGGGATCCCAACCTCCCGAGAAGATCGCGACCTGGCTGCGAGCCGCCGACGTCTTCGCACTCCCCACCTATGACGAGGGATGCTGCAACGCCGTCCTCGAGGCGATGGCCTGCGGACTTCCCGTCGTCACCACGCCGGCGGGCGACAACGAGTTCCTCGTCTCTCCCCCGCATCGGGGGTACATCGTGCCGATAGGCCGGCACGAGGAACTCGAGCGGGCGCTGGCGGCGGCGGTGGAAACGGCCTGGGACCGTGAAGCGATTGCTGGATTCGGCGCGGGTTACTCGTGGGACGAAGCGGCCCGTCGGACGCTCCACTTTTTCCAGGAGAGAACGGGTGGTCGTGATCGCGCGATCGCCTCCGAGCGCATCCCGTCAGGGAATCATTCCAAACCTCGATGACGTCTCACCAGGAACCGGGTGATCAAAGAATTATGTGTGGAATCGCGGGAATCCTCGGTCCTGACGTCGCCCTGGGCCAGCTCCAGAATATGGTGACCGCCCAGCGGCATCGCGGCCCTGACGACATGGGGATGGAAATGCTCCCCACGGGGAGTCCCGGCGTGGGGCTCGCGCTCGGCCACACGCGGCTCGCGATCCTGGATCTGAGCCCCGCCGGGCACCAGCCCATGCGGGATCCCGGATCCGATCGCCGTGTCGTCTATAACGGGGAGATCTACAACCACCTGGCGATCCGCAAAGAACTCGGCGTGGAATTTCGCTCCACTTGCGACACGGAAACCCTGCTCGCCGCTTACGGACGCTGGGGCCGGGATTGCGTCGAACGATTCCGGGGTATGTTCGCATTCGCGATCTGGGACCCTATCGAACAAGAGCTGTTCCTCTGCCGCGACCGGCTCGGAGTCAAACCCCTGTACTATGCGAAGACCGGGTCACGATTCCTCTTCGCCAGCGAGCTTCGGGCGATTCTCGAGTCGGGCCTCGTGCCGCGCAAGCTGGATCGAGACGGACTGGACGGCTACCTGGCCTTCGGCACCGTCCCCGAGCCGTTGACGATCATCAAGGACATTCGACTTCTCCCCGCAGGCTGCTGGATGCGCGTCTCACCGGTGGATGGCATTCGGGAGATCCGACGATACTGGTCGCCTCCCTATTCGACATCCTCGTCGAGTACAGGGACCGACTCGAGATCTCGAGACCTCCAGGGCGAATTTCGCAGCATCTTCGACGAAGCGGTCGAATGCCGCCTCCTCAGCGACGTCCCTCTCGCGGTCTTCCTGTCGGGGGGCATTGATTCCAGCGCGATCGTCGCCGCGCTCGCGCAGGCGAATCATCGTTCCGTTCGAACGCTTACCTTACATTTCACGGAACGCGGCTACGGGGAAGGTCCCTTCGCCGAGCAGGTCGCCGCCCGATTCAAGACTGATCACCAAACGCAGCCCATCACCTCGGATGATCTGCTGTCGGGATTCGACGACGCGCTCGCCGCTTGCGACCAGCCCAGCATCGACGGCGTCAACACGTACACGGTTTGTCGGCTGGCGCGGGAGGCGGGCCTGACCGTGGCGCTCTGCGGCCATGGAGGCGACGAATTGTTCGGCGGCTACGACAACTTTCGCCTCATTCCCAGGGTTCTTGGGTTCGCGGCCGTCCCGCGACCCCTCCGGAGACTGATGGGACGCACGCTCCAGACCCTGGCCCCGGCGCGGGTCTCGACTCAGAAGGCGGCCAGCCTGTTGCTGAGCCCGGTGGATGTCTACGAGACTTACGCGCTGGCGCGCGGCGTGTTCTGGGACGACGTCAGGAGCCGTCTGCTCGACCGACCGGAAGAGATGATCCCGGCGGCGCGGCATATCGAGTCGGCGGTTCCACCCGGAGAGCTCGCTGATGATCCGTTGAATCAGGTGTCTCAACTCGAACTCGGCTTCTATCTCCGCAATTCTCTGCTCCGGGACACGGACGTCTACAGTATGGTCCACGGCCTGGAGGTCCGACTCCCCCTGCTCGATCATCGCCTGGTCGAGTTTGCGGCCCCCTTGTCGGGCCGATCGAAGATGGCGCCGGGATCGCCCAAGCGATTGCTGGTCCAGGCGATGGGGTCGGATCTCCCTGCGGAGGTCGTCCGTCGCCGCAAGCAGGGATTCGTCATCCCTTATGAAGTCTGGATGCGAGGTTCGCTCAAGCCTCAACTGGATCAGACCTTACGCGACTCCGACGTCGCCGGCGGCCTCGGCTTGCGTCCGGATCGGGTTCGGGGAGTCTGGTCGGATTTCCTCGAAGGCTCGCGTCGGATCAACATGCAGCACCCGTTCGCGCTCTACGTCCTGCTGAGTTGGTGCTCTCGGCACGGGGTCGCCCTGTAGCCGTTTCACGGCTGCTCTGAGTCCCTCTTCGTCATTGAGAAACAGTCCCATGAAAATCGTGCTGGTCGCGGGCGCACGCCCCAACTTCATCAAGATCGCCCCTCTGATGAAGGAATTGCGAGGGCGGGACGCATTCGACGTCCGGTTGGTGCACACCGGACAGCACTACGACGAACGGATGAGCCGACTCTTCTTCGAAGAGTTGGAGATCCCCCGGCCCGACGTCGATCTGGGGGTAGGATCCGCCAGCCACGCCGTCCAGACGGCGGAAGTCATGAAGCGTTTCGAGCCGATCTTGCAGTCCGAGACGCCCGACGCGGTCGTCGTCGTGGGAGACGTGAATTCGACGCTGGCCTGCACCTTGACCGCCGCGAAGATGAACATCCCGGTGGCCCACGTCGAAGCGGGGCTTCGCAGTTTCGATCGGACCATGCCCGAGGAGATCAACCGGATCCTCACCGACGCGATCTCGACCTGGCTGTTCGTCAGCGAACGGAGCGGATTGGAGAATCTGCGACGTGATGGAATTCCTGAAGAACGGATCCACTTCGTCGGCAACGTCATGATCGACACGCTTGAGCAGCATCGTGCGACCAGCGAGCGCTCCAAGATCCTTCAAGGTCTTGAATTGCAAGGATCCGATTACGCCGTGCTGACCCTCCACCGCCCGGCGAGCGTGGACGATCCGACGGTCCTGAGCGGACTCATGGCGGCGGTCGGCAGGATATCCAAAGAGTTGCCGGTGGTCTTCCCCGTCCACCCAAGAACGGCGGCGATCCTACGTGGAGGCGGTCCCCACGGGACAGCGGGATCCGGCGACGGCCTGCGTCTGGTCGATCCGCTGGGATACCTGGACTTTCTGAAGCTGCTTTCGAACGCCCGATTCGTCATGACCGATTCGGGCGGGATTCAGGAGGAGACCACGGTGCTCGGCGTCCCCTGCCTCACGTTGAGGACGAGCACGGAACGACCGGCCACAATCTCGGAAGGGACGAACCAGCTCGTCGGCCTCGATCCCGATCACATCGTCGCGACGGCGATGGACGTTTTTCGACGCCCTAAATCCCCTCGGAAGATCCCCGAATTTTGGGATGGTCGAGCTTCCCGAAGGATCGCTGATATTCTGGAACACGCTTGAGAGAGCTTCGAGCCTCCTGGGAACCCGACGATCGAGGTTCGAGCGACCGTCCCGCAAGTAGCCCGGAGGGGGCGCCGAGCAGCGTAGGGGGGTGCGAATTCCACCTTCCGGAGCGACGTCACTGATGGGCAAGAGCACCTGCTCGGGCCGTTCATCCCCGTGTATCCCGGCGGGCGGCCCCGAAAGACCGACGTCCGCGAGGTCCTCGACGCGATCCTCTACATGCGCCCCGCCGGCTGCCAGCGGCGATCTCCGCCCGAAGGCTTCCCTCCGCGGAACACGGTCAGGAGATACTTCGACGAGTGGCCGTCGAACGGGACGCTGGACCGCATCCAGAACGCCTTCCTCCGCAAGGGCGGGCCAGGGAGGAGCCCGATCGGCCCGCGTCGACAGCCACTCGGACGCCACGAGCTCCGTCGGCGAAGAGCTGGGTCGGGACGACGCCAAGAATACAGAATGCGCAAGCTTCGATCGAGAGCAGGCGATGACATCGACGCATCGCGGCCGACCTTCCTCCTTGTTTCCTGAGCCGTCCTGGAGGCAGCGACATGCCTGTCACACACTCGGCGCGATTGATCGGCGCCCTCGCGGGTTTGATCCTCACCTTCGGTCTCGCCGTTGCGGCCCAAGAACCGAAGACCGTGGAGAAGATGATTCTCGCCTCCTACGACGGCGAGGACGTGCCACGGAACAAAGCGGGGGATCAATACCCCAATCAGGGAGCCTATAACCCAGGACGCGACGAGGGGGGGGAGGGAACGCTGAGCCTCGACGGCAGAAACTCGATCGCGGGAAAGAGCCTGCTCTTGCGGCTGACCAAGGGCAAGCTCTATTTGCAGTTCAATCCCTATCAATCGGTAACTCGTGAATTCGCACGTGACTACACCTCGAACCCAGCGGCCTGGCGATACGACACGTACAATAGACTTCGCTTCTGGATCAGGCTGCCGACGAATCATCCGTTCATGAGGAAGGACGCGGGATACAACATCGAATTCGGAACCTACGTCAAGACGATTGCGAACCCCGACAAGTACTCGGACGAAACGGGAGGGGGCCACTTCTATCACCAGGTGAACGCGCCGGCGACGGGATCCTGGACCCAAGTCATCATAAACATGAACCCTGACCACCGTCGAGGCGATGATGGACATGTCGACCGGGGAAGCCAGGCGCATCCGACCGGCGAGGGGAAATACAACTATTTCGACTGCCTCACTCGATTCTACATCAGCGAGCCCTATATCGCCCCGACCTCTTATCCGGCCGATTTCAGGATCGACGACATCGAGTTCTATCACGAGCCTTACGAGGAGAACGAGGATCAGGTCCGGGCCTTGACCGCGACCTATATCCCCGCGGCCGACCGCCTCATCGTGACGTGGAATCGTGCGAAGGCCGAAGACTCGGTGAGGCACGTGTTACGATACTCGTTCCAAAACATCCATCAGATCGGATGGAATTCTGCAACGCTCTGTCCTCGAGGTATCATCTTTCCATCCGACAAAGGCTTTGGGATGGTTTACAACACGTCTTCCCTGCCACTGAAGCAGAAATCGGTCGTCTACATTGCCATCAAGCCGGAAAACTCGAAGCTTTTCGCCCAGATCGAAGTTCCCTTGACGCGACAATCCTCGGGCCGCCCGCGCGCGAGGGAGGCGAACTCCAGCGCCGATTCGGCTCGGCGAGTCCCTTGAAGTGGGGAACCGAATCGGGGTTCAGCACCTCCGCGCTCTCGTCGATCGATTTCTCAACGCCTGACTTCCTCCGCCTGATCTCGGGCCCGGCCGGAACATTTTTCACGCGCTTGCACGACGAGACCGAGGCGGTGACAGGCTCCGAGCGGCCGGCGCGGCGATCGAGCTCAACTACGTGCCTCCCCTGATTCGGCTCGAAAATGAAAAGAGGCGAGCGGACACGTCGTTCGTGTCCGCTCGCCTTCCGGTTCACCGCATCGGGATGAGCATCCGAGCCTCGTCGGTTCAGCTCCGGATGGTGCTACTGCTCGTGGCGCCGGTCTGATCGTTGATCAGCCGCCGCGGCGTGATGCTCGACTCCTGAGAGACTTCCTGGTTGACCGCCTGCCGAACGAATCGACCACTCTGGGCCGGGCCTCGAGGGATGGCCGAGGTCTTGGTGGTGATGGTTGCGGCGGATGACGCGAAGGCCGTCCCTCCCGAATCGCCGGCGTTCGAAGCGAGATCGGCATTGGTGAATGCCATGATCGGCTGCTGAACGGTCGCGTCCTGTTGAGCCGAAGTCGAACCGCTGAGGGTCGAGAGATTGCTAGTACCGTCCATCAGGCCGGCGATCGATGCCGTGCTCGCCTTTCCGAACGAGGAGATCGGGATCGCGATCTGCGTGAAGAGGTCGGAATTCTGCGGCTTGATCGCAATGTAGACCATCGAATGCCCGGCGAGCGGCAAGGCGCTGGAATCGAAGACTCGTCCAGCGTACTCCGAGTAGTTCCTGGGGATCGATCCCCCGGGTGCGGGAGTCGCAGCGTCCCAGCCGGACTTGTGGATATCACTGAAGGAGTACCGCACCTCGTGGATGCTGGCATCCCCCCATCCGTTGTTCCAGGTCACCACGACGCGGTTGCTCCCCGGAACGTACGTGCCGGTCAGGGACTTGACCTGCTGGTCGTTCTCCTGGTAGGGGACGGTCATGAACTCGATGTTATCCACCAGATAGTCCGCAGGCAGGCGCTTCGGGTCCGCGTACGGCATATCGAGGTAGAACGAGGTCAGCGTGTCGAAGTAGTTATAAGTGTTCGCCGGATCTCCCCCCTTCACCGTCGGGTACTGCTGGGATCCGGGGTCTCCCGAAACGCCGCGAGAGTGGTCGGGATACATGTTGATGACGACCTGCGTCCACGCGCCCAGCGAAGGTATGTTGAGCTGGTGGTAGAAATGCCCCCCGCCCGTCTCCTGGGAGTAGGGATCTTCATTCGTGATCCGCTTGGTATAGGTGCCAAGCTCGACGTTCATGTTGCCGTTGGTCAGGTACTCCTGGGACAGTTCCGGCATCTTGACCCACATGACCATGCGGTTGTAGGTGTTGAATTCCCAGGCCGCCTTGTCGGACTTAGTCTCGCGGGCGAAGTTCCACTGCCCGCCGTCGTTGTTCCACCAGGCCAGGTAGAGGCGACCGGAGGTCATGTGGTTGAGCAGGCTCGACCCACTCACGGAGTCGCTGCTGTTGATGCTAAGGGTACCGTACCCCCCCTCGCCTGAACTATTGGGCGCCCCCTGCTCCGGGTACAGCCTGCCCCCGCCGAGCGGGTTCAGAGGCGCTGACGTCAGACCGTCGTAATCCTGGAAAGTGATGCTCTTTCCCGTCGACGGCGTCGGCGCGACGACGGCCGCGGTGGTGAAGGACCAGGAGGTCGCGGCCATCAGGTTGCCGGCGGCGTCCTTCGCCCCGGAGAGCGTGGCCGTGTAGGTCGTCGAGCCCGACAGGGCCGAGCTCGGCGTCAGCGTGGCCGTGCGGCTCGCCGCGTCGTAGGCGACCGTCGCCGCCACCGTGGCCCCCGAGGCCGACTTCAGCGCGAACGAGATCGTCCCGGCCTGGACCGCCTCGCTGAACGTGGCGGACACCTTCGAGCCGGCCGCCACCCCCGAGGAACCCGTGCCCGGCGTCCTCGACGTCACCGTCGGGGCCGTCTGGTCGGTGAGGATCGTCGCGGTGGTGAAGGACCAGGAGGTCGCGGCCATCAGGTTGCCGGCGGCGTCCTTCGCCCCGGAGAGCGTGGCCGTGTAGGTCGTCGAGCCCGACAGGGCCGAGCTCGGCGTCAGCGTGGCCGTGCGGCTCGCCGCGTCGTAGGCGACCGTCGCCGCCACCGTGGCCCCCGAGGCCGACTTCAGCGCGAACGAGATCGTCCCGGCCTGGACCGCCTCGCTGAACGTGGCGGACACCTTCGAGCCGGCCGCCACCCCCGAGGAACCCGTGCCCGGCGTCCTCGACGTCACCGTCGGAGCCGTCTTGTCGACGGCCGCGGTGGTGAAGGACCAGGAGGTCGCGGCCATCAGGTTGCCGGCGGCGTCCTTCGCCCCGGAGAGCGTGGCCGTGTAGGTCGTCGAGCCCGACAGGGCCGAGCTCGGCGTCAGCGTGGCCGTGCGGCTCGCCGCGTCGTAGGCGACCGTCGCCGCCACCGTGGCCCCCGAGGCCGACTTCAGCGCGAACGAGATCGTCCCGGCCTGGACCGCCTCGCTGAACGTGGCGGACACCTTCGAGCCGGCCGCCACCCCCGAGGAACCCGTGCCCGGCGTCCTCGACGTCACCGTCGGAGCCGTCTTGTCGACGGCCGCGGTTGTGAAGGACCAGGAGGTCGCGGCCATCAGGTTGCCGGCGGCGTCCTTCGCCCCGGAGAGCGTGGCCGTGTAGGTCGTCGAGCCCGACAGGGCCGAGCTCGGCGTCAGCGTGGCCGTGCGGCTCGCCGCGTCGTAGGCGACCGTCGCCGCCACCGTGGCCCCCGAGGCCGACTTCAGCGCGAACGAGATCGTCCCGGCCTGGACCGCCTCGCTGAACGTGGCGGACACCTTCGAGCCGGCCGCCACCCCCGAGGAACCCGTGCCCGGCGTCCTCGACGTCACCGTCGGGGCCGTCTGGTCGGTGAGGATCGGCGGCGTTTTGCCGATCGGAGTGGCCATGTCCTTCTTGATCTGCGACTGAGTCAGGGCCGTATCGTAAATCCGGACCTCGTCGATCAAGCCGTTGAAGTATCGACCCCAGTAGCTATCTCCGCCGATCTGCAGCGCGCCGTCGGTCGCCTTGATGGTCCCGGATCCCGCCGTCGTCGCGACTTGCGCGCCGTTGACGTAGAACCGCGTGGCCGCCCCATCAAAGGTCACCGCCAGGTGCGACCAGGAGTAGAGCGATATAGGCTTGGCGCCATAGGCGTTACGCGCCGAGCCACCTACAGTCGCCCCGCCCATCGGTTTCGCGTTAGAACTGGTCGTGGCCTGAAGATAATAGCTATTGTTGCCGTTCGATCCCTTGTAGATGACATCCTGCCAGGCGCTGTTCACAGTCGTCGGCAGGACCCAGGCCTCCAGCGTCATACCAGAGCTCAGCTTCAAAGAAGCCGAGTCCGGGACGGTGATCTGCGCGTCCTTACCGTTGAAGAACATCGAGGAACCGTACTTGCCCAGGAAGGTCCTGTTTGCATTGACGATCTCGCCGTCGTTCCCCTGCCCGGAGATATCAAGGACGGAGGAACTGCTGCGATCGTCGAAGCTGTAAGCGGCCACCAGGCCGACGGCCATAAGGCTTCGCTCTTCAAGAGCTTCGATCGAGATCTTGGTCATCCGCTGACGTCGCGACCTACGATCTGCAGAGAGCTTCGAGACCGGATTCGTCTGGATGCGAGACCCACTCTGAGGACGACTCATTGAGGAAGAACTCCGTGTGGAGAAGAAGAACCAAGGTCGGGCTGACGTCGCCCAGCCGATGCAAGCGACCGAAAATGGACTTCGTTGGAGAGAAAGAGGAAGCAAGGCGAAAAGGGTTGGACGCCGAGCTCGATCCATCGTGGCAATCGAACCGAATGGCGCATCGGCGTGACATCACTCGCCTCCCGGCACCGTCGCCGGAGAACCGCGAGGACCGCTAAGGGCTTGAGACGGGCGCAGGACGAGCCCGAGCTTGTTGCGTGTCGTTTCCTGATTCCATCACGGCGGCCCATCGATGGCGGTTAGCGCGACGCCCACGACCGGCGACCGCGATCCCCAACCTCAACCGCCCTCGGCGTCGAGGCCACATTTCACCACTGAAAATTCGGCTGGCAGACCAACGCCAGCCCTGGATCTCTTCACCGACCGCCGTCGTCCCTCGACGGAGCCTTGCGAGACGTCAAAAGTCGGACGCCACCGATGGTCGTCCTTGCACGTCCCCTCCGCGGGGGTCGCGCAGCAGGCCTTGAACTCAGTCTGGATGGGCGGCCCGGATGGGCGGCGAGGCTGACGCTGGCCGCTAACCAAACCGTGCCGCCGGCATGAGGATGTTCCTGGTGGACGATCGACGTCCTCGCGCATCAACGAGGATTGCGCGGTCCGAAGTCGCCTCTCCCGCGTTGGAGAGGCTGCGAGGCGATCTATCCCACTTCTCCGCTCCTGATCGGGTCGAGAATCTCGACGTCCCCTTCAAGATGACCTTCCCTTGCGTCGCCGAGGCCGGACCCTGGATCCAACTCGACTCCGCGCGGAAACCACTTCGAGTCCCCGACTCGCCCCCACCTCGCGTGACGGCTCCGGCTGGAACGGCCGGGTTTCAGGTCTTTCAACGATCACCGCCCGCGACGACGGGACGCCTCCATCACATCTCCAATATACTCGCTACATTCAGACGTCTGAATGGAACGGTAGTACGACGGGTGGTGCGTGTCAAAGCGCTCGGGATCAAAGGTCGGTACTCCATCCGCTCAAGCTTCCTGGAGGGCCTGGGAGAGTTTTGCATACAGAAGCGAACTCCCTCAGAAATTCCATGCATGGAAATCTTGGAGATCGGCGGAATTGGGGAATCGTGCACGAATCCCCGCAAAGCCGCGGCGACTCGAACGTTCATCGTATGTTTTATGCAAGGGTTCTTGGGTGCGTGCTGAGCGCCATGCCACATATGGCGATGGGACTCATCACGGATCGATTCAGGCGAGGAAATGTAGATCGCGGCTTTCGGTTGCTCTTCCGACTCCGAAGCATATCCGACTGCGCACCGCCCTGACAAGGTTCGCCGCGGAGAAAACCGAAAGAATCCATATGCCTTCAGCTGTGTATGATGGCAGATATGCTTAAAAACGACGTCCGGCGGCCTCGGACAGGGACCTGCTCTCCTTCCATCGGTCGGAAGCTTGCCGAAAACGACTTCAACGCGCAACAGCGCTTGCATATATGTTGACGTACTACATGACACGCGGCTTCCCGCGATCGGGGCCTCTCCCCGCAGCCGATCCTCGGCGCTACGGCTCGGGAGGGGGATTTCCAGCCCGTAGGCGACACGACTCTCGACGACGACGGTTGCGAATCGGAGCCCACGGCGCGGGACGGGCTCTGCTCACGACCTCCGCGAGCCTCCTTGCAACCAACAAGCCAAACAAAGCAATGCAATTTCTTGCTCGAAACAGCAGCCGAATCATCCGCGAGATGGCGTACCAGGGCTTAAAAGCAGTGGAATTCGCCGGGCCGTGTTGGAGGCGAGGCATGCACGGCTCAGCGATCAACCGGCCGATGACGGCGATGATTGAGCATTTCGAGAACCTCGAATCCGCGAAATCGAAGGCCGCATAACACGATCCGAGTCGGCCGGGCGGAGGATGAGAGCCCGATGGATCGTCGACTTCGCCATCCAAGCCGCGGTGAGGTCTTGCTTCTCGAACGACGTGGCGTGGATCCGGGGATGAACCGGGCCTTGCCGATCACGCGGGGATCACCGGTCAGGTCTGGGCGGGATCGAAGCGGTCCAGGCTCAGGTGAAGCCAGCCCCAGGCGTCTCGATCGCGACTCGGATTCCGTCAATCGGCCTGGGCGGCTTGCTCTGCTCCGTCACACGCCCCCTCGATCGCCAGTCGGCGGCGGCTGGACGGTGGCAGCATCACATCGCCATCGCAACCCATCTGCTACAGACTCAGCGACTCATCTTGATCGACCTCCTAACTACTCCAGCCGAATCCGGCGCTCCGCATCGTATGGTTGTGGAAACCCCGGGCCGCTGAGTTCGTAGGTCGAAGGGGGTCGTCGATGCAGGAGGCCGGTCCTCCTGGGGGGCTCGCACCGTTGACTCACGCCCTCTCGCAGTCGACGTCTCCATCAATCTGACCACGCCGGAGCGTTCAGACTCGACGAAAGTGGCCTTCACCTCGTCGTTGGGCTAGCCCGGGTCAAAGCCTTCGAGAAGCTCAGGGGGGCGTGGAGTTGCTTTCAACTGCACGCACGAAAGACAGGCTCGATGAACTCCACGAGAGCATTGAGGTCGACCAATCAGTCGTTGGATGGATGGTTCAGGTGGGTCAAGCCAATGCACTCGCATAGCGACGTTTCAGCGCCATTGATGACTTTAAGCTTCGATGTGGAGGAGCATTACCGCATCGAGGCCGCCTCCGGCATCGATGTCGACCTGAAACTTCAGGGCGATTATCGGGAGCGAATGAGGCTGGTCACGGAATGGATTCTTGAACAGCTTCACGAGCGGGAGATTCTCGCCACCTTCTTCGTGTTGGGACAAATCGCCGAGTCCAACCCGAAATTAGTGCGCTCGATCGCCGACGCCGGTCACGAGGTGGCCTGCCATGGCTGGGACCACCGGCGGATCCTCACCATGGATCGGCCGATGTTCTGGGAGGATATCCGCCGCAGCAAAGATGCCCTGGAGCAAGCCTCGGGTTCACGGGTGGTGGGTTACCGCGCGCCGACGTTCAGCATCGTGCGGAGGACGGCCTGGGCGATCGACGTGCTGGCGGAAGCCGGCATGTCCTATGATTCCTCGATCTACCCGATCCGTCATGACCGTTACGGCGTGCCGGACGCCCCCCAGCACCCGTTCGTGGTCCGGGGAGTGGAACGCGAGATCCTGGAGATCCCACCCGCGACGCTGCGGATGGGACGGCTCAACATCCCCGTCGGCGGCGGTGGGTATTTCCGACTCCTCCCCTACCCCGTCACCAGGCTGGCGCTTTCGCTCTCGCGTCGGGACCACCGATGCCGGGCCTCCATGATGTACTTCCACCCCTGGGAATTCGACCCCGGGCAGCCCTCGCTCCCATTGGGCGGAGCGAGCCGATTTCGCACGTATCACGGGATCGGCCGAGGGCGGCGGCGACTCGCCAGGCTGATGTCCGAGTTCTCGT includes:
- a CDS encoding glycosyltransferase family 4 protein encodes the protein MFAPTRSTGLRLKNFAMTLNIDRESLPTSGDAILRVAHIVDCFGAGGIAAGVWALIRATSKVCDHSVISLSDDVRLINSLESRPEMHVLKPGPTKLIGFASRLALLARRHRIDVLHCNNQFAWLDASLASRMVGISCLQTFHGVERPLEELAATGCWKSRTAARLGNAVTAVGEASRRMVCLLSGIPESAVQVIPNGVDLERFQPLPRIRGHESPLRQELGIDRDVNLVVQVAGLRPVKDQSTLLRAWRLVVDAAVRDRRPEPVLLIIGEGSCREDLQRLAESLQILPWIRFLGQRRDVETILPCCDTFILTSLSEGLSYAILEAMACGLPVVATRVGGNSELVKEGGTGFLVPPQDPDAIAEVVGLLLNEPERRCTMGDAARRFVEEHHDFTRSAERYLEIYRGLAGGRCRKTRPVSASFAKTRTSSSDGAA
- a CDS encoding glycosyltransferase, translating into MRIASVTTEYPAPWNPHRGLFIQRRLAALSRIANVNVIHTTPWFPALRPWKAGQSPLVRDQGGLCVEHRKMFYLPGVLKGLDSRWVKRSVVTAIREVEREGPIDAIDAHFGYPEGVGCVRASIALGRPVFITMRGLERQILPLRWRGEQLRWALRNCTGIICVSESLKKLAVDVGVPPERIEMIPNAVDRRTFRPGDRDEARRVLGIEPEDRLIVCVGMLVAGKGQHHLVEALAGLRAKDARWKLVLLGGGAHEPGYPARLRSSIDELGVAGAVLLAGSQPPEKIATWLRAADVFALPTYDEGCCNAVLEAMACGLPVVTTPAGDNEFLVSPPHRGYIVPIGRHEELERALAAAVETAWDREAIAGFGAGYSWDEAARRTLHFFQERTGGRDRAIASERIPSGNHSKPR
- the asnB gene encoding asparagine synthase (glutamine-hydrolyzing), with the protein product MCGIAGILGPDVALGQLQNMVTAQRHRGPDDMGMEMLPTGSPGVGLALGHTRLAILDLSPAGHQPMRDPGSDRRVVYNGEIYNHLAIRKELGVEFRSTCDTETLLAAYGRWGRDCVERFRGMFAFAIWDPIEQELFLCRDRLGVKPLYYAKTGSRFLFASELRAILESGLVPRKLDRDGLDGYLAFGTVPEPLTIIKDIRLLPAGCWMRVSPVDGIREIRRYWSPPYSTSSSSTGTDSRSRDLQGEFRSIFDEAVECRLLSDVPLAVFLSGGIDSSAIVAALAQANHRSVRTLTLHFTERGYGEGPFAEQVAARFKTDHQTQPITSDDLLSGFDDALAACDQPSIDGVNTYTVCRLAREAGLTVALCGHGGDELFGGYDNFRLIPRVLGFAAVPRPLRRLMGRTLQTLAPARVSTQKAASLLLSPVDVYETYALARGVFWDDVRSRLLDRPEEMIPAARHIESAVPPGELADDPLNQVSQLELGFYLRNSLLRDTDVYSMVHGLEVRLPLLDHRLVEFAAPLSGRSKMAPGSPKRLLVQAMGSDLPAEVVRRRKQGFVIPYEVWMRGSLKPQLDQTLRDSDVAGGLGLRPDRVRGVWSDFLEGSRRINMQHPFALYVLLSWCSRHGVAL
- the wecB gene encoding non-hydrolyzing UDP-N-acetylglucosamine 2-epimerase encodes the protein MKIVLVAGARPNFIKIAPLMKELRGRDAFDVRLVHTGQHYDERMSRLFFEELEIPRPDVDLGVGSASHAVQTAEVMKRFEPILQSETPDAVVVVGDVNSTLACTLTAAKMNIPVAHVEAGLRSFDRTMPEEINRILTDAISTWLFVSERSGLENLRRDGIPEERIHFVGNVMIDTLEQHRATSERSKILQGLELQGSDYAVLTLHRPASVDDPTVLSGLMAAVGRISKELPVVFPVHPRTAAILRGGGPHGTAGSGDGLRLVDPLGYLDFLKLLSNARFVMTDSGGIQEETTVLGVPCLTLRTSTERPATISEGTNQLVGLDPDHIVATAMDVFRRPKSPRKIPEFWDGRASRRIADILEHA